A single Actinomycetota bacterium DNA region contains:
- a CDS encoding sulfatase, whose protein sequence is MASDIDETTTAPPAAGRWRGWRDRLHLWALVELFVLSGFAIAQPLLDVTGKSPDFFLFRRADRLDILVLVLGVILLPALLIWAAEVVVGLVSEQVRRFLHLAAVFGLFALLAIQVAKKLTDLRGPLLVAIAVAAGAGAAVLYARQGWVRLWLRYLAPAPVVFALVFLLMSPTSKLVLPARAEASA, encoded by the coding sequence GTGGCGAGCGACATCGACGAGACGACAACGGCCCCGCCGGCAGCGGGTCGGTGGCGCGGGTGGCGGGACCGGCTGCACCTGTGGGCGCTGGTCGAGCTGTTCGTGCTCAGCGGCTTCGCCATCGCCCAGCCGCTGCTCGACGTCACCGGCAAGAGCCCGGACTTCTTCCTGTTCCGCCGGGCCGACCGCCTCGACATCCTGGTCCTGGTCCTCGGCGTGATCCTGCTGCCGGCCCTGCTCATCTGGGCCGCCGAGGTCGTCGTCGGGCTGGTCAGCGAGCAGGTGCGGCGCTTCCTGCACCTGGCCGCCGTGTTCGGGCTGTTCGCCCTGCTGGCCATCCAGGTGGCCAAGAAGCTCACCGACCTGCGCGGGCCGCTGCTGGTGGCCATCGCCGTGGCCGCCGGCGCCGGCGCCGCGGTGCTGTACGCCAGGCAGGGATGGGTGCGGCTGTGGCTGCGCTACCTGGCCCCCGCCCCGGTCGTGTTCGCCCTGGTCTTCCTGCTGATGTCGCCGACCTCCAAGCTGGTGCTGCCGGCGCGGGCCGAGGCCTCGGCC
- a CDS encoding GNAT family N-acetyltransferase, with amino-acid sequence MDIDIRPITPEQGDEFSAVMAAAFGESFSEEELADHDRWFEYDRSIGAFDGDRLVGTGGAYSMDMTLPGLTTIPIGGLTAISVLPTHRRRGILRAMIAYHFQEVEGRGELVSGLGASESLLYGRYGYGLATTSADYEIDPRRGQFLRPFAGRGRLRLLGPEETAKVVPALYDRYRRGQPGELSRPQAWWDTYARDPEWTRRGASRHYDVVHESEPGRVDGWLGYRVESRWPDGMAANIIKVGSLIGLTPEAEGALWRYLLDLDLAGTVKLFDRPLDDPARWRLADPRRLRVTHVGDQLWLRLLDLPGALAARRYAVSGSLVLEVTDTLRPRNQGRFRLEGGPDGAACVPVSADPDLALDVADLGAAYLGGASLASLARAERVAELTPGALLQADRMFASDPPPISTTHF; translated from the coding sequence ATGGACATCGACATCCGGCCCATCACGCCCGAGCAGGGCGACGAGTTCAGCGCCGTCATGGCCGCCGCCTTCGGGGAGTCCTTCTCCGAGGAGGAGCTGGCCGACCACGACCGCTGGTTCGAGTACGACCGCAGCATCGGCGCCTTCGACGGCGACCGGCTCGTCGGCACCGGCGGCGCCTACTCGATGGACATGACCCTGCCCGGGCTCACCACCATCCCGATCGGCGGCCTGACCGCCATCTCGGTGCTCCCGACCCACCGGCGGCGGGGCATCCTGCGGGCGATGATCGCCTACCACTTCCAGGAGGTCGAGGGGCGGGGCGAGCTGGTCTCGGGCCTTGGGGCGTCCGAGTCGCTGCTCTACGGGCGCTACGGCTACGGCCTGGCCACCACCTCCGCCGACTACGAGATCGACCCTCGGCGCGGGCAGTTCCTGCGCCCGTTCGCCGGCCGGGGGCGGCTGCGCCTGCTCGGGCCGGAGGAGACGGCCAAGGTCGTGCCGGCCCTCTACGACCGCTACCGGCGGGGCCAGCCGGGCGAGCTGTCCCGTCCCCAGGCGTGGTGGGACACCTACGCCCGCGACCCGGAGTGGACCCGGCGCGGGGCCAGCCGCCACTACGACGTGGTCCACGAGTCGGAACCGGGCCGGGTCGACGGCTGGCTCGGCTACCGGGTCGAGAGCCGCTGGCCCGACGGCATGGCCGCCAACATCATCAAGGTGGGCAGCCTGATCGGGCTCACCCCGGAGGCCGAGGGCGCCCTGTGGCGCTACCTCCTCGACCTGGACCTGGCCGGCACCGTGAAGCTGTTCGACCGGCCGCTCGACGACCCGGCCCGCTGGCGGCTGGCCGACCCGCGGCGGCTGCGGGTCACCCACGTGGGCGACCAGCTCTGGCTGCGGCTGCTCGACCTGCCGGGCGCGCTCGCCGCCCGCCGCTACGCGGTCTCCGGGTCGCTGGTGCTCGAGGTCACCGACACCCTGCGCCCCCGCAACCAGGGCCGCTTCCGGCTGGAGGGCGGCCCCGACGGCGCAGCCTGCGTCCCGGTCTCGGCCGACCCCGACCTGGCCCTGGACGTCGCCGACCTCGGCGCCGCCTACCTCGGCGGGGCCAGCCTGGCCTCCCTGGCCCGGGCCGAGCGGGTGGCCGAGCTCACCCCCGGGGCCCTGCTCCAGGCCGACCGCATGTTCGCCTCGGACCCCCCGCCCATCTCCACCACGCACTTCTAG
- a CDS encoding sulfatase-like hydrolase/transferase, translated as MEQEGRPVARRERLWAFFELFALVGFVVAQPTLDVLGKAPDFFIFRRAGRAEILILVLAVTLLPALGLWLAEQVVGLAGERARRIVHVLMVGGLLAVLALEVGKNLTSVRGPGLIAIGVAGGVAGGLLYANWDGFKLWLRYLAPAPLAFALLFLLVSPVSKLVLPQPEGAVDANSPGVRINPEHPVVMILLDEFPVTSLLDSRGQIDARLYPNFAKLAGQSTWYRNATAVSGLTNWAVPSMLTGRYPTKAQEEASPTAAQYPDNLFTLLGKSYDVEQFQVVTQLCPAEVCKATRDSAPSGAGLKTTLRDSARVFKRIVWPRDVDENPTGAWLTADPEAERTPAAAPGDGAQSPILEEIAEGNEPRQYYNFVKSIEASDKPTFYFLHLLLPHQPWHYLPEGRKYTDRGDGRNANGWTSEPWPPQLSRQRHLMQTGETDRLIGQVMRRLQEQGMYDDTLFVVTADHGMSFKPSEYGRRVATEGNVDQVLWVPLFIKSPGQTEGQANERNWEHVDLVPTVADLLGIKVPWETDGVSQAGPEEPRTRTEKWFFSKPGERQTFPGPENMAKALRGVTDEMVEAGNGYKGWFQFGPHGDLVGQRVGQVGVEQQSAGSAKVEKLAEYGKVDPDGGLVPAQVSGQVDLAAGVPDRPAVAVAVNGVIAGVSETFREVRDAQGSQPKGPPDKFSAMALDTLFKKGDNRLELFVIDDSGGRVRLRPLTVS; from the coding sequence ATGGAGCAGGAAGGGCGGCCCGTCGCCCGCCGCGAGCGGCTCTGGGCCTTCTTCGAGCTGTTCGCCCTGGTCGGGTTCGTGGTCGCCCAGCCGACCCTGGACGTGCTCGGCAAGGCCCCCGACTTCTTCATCTTCCGGCGGGCCGGCCGGGCCGAGATCCTGATCCTGGTCCTGGCCGTGACCCTGCTCCCGGCCCTCGGCCTGTGGCTGGCCGAGCAGGTCGTCGGGCTGGCCGGGGAGCGGGCCCGCCGCATCGTGCACGTGCTGATGGTCGGCGGGCTGCTGGCCGTGCTCGCCCTGGAGGTCGGCAAGAACCTGACCTCGGTCCGCGGGCCCGGGCTGATCGCCATCGGCGTGGCCGGCGGGGTGGCCGGCGGGCTGCTCTACGCCAACTGGGACGGCTTCAAGCTGTGGCTGCGCTACCTGGCCCCGGCGCCGCTGGCCTTCGCCCTGCTGTTCCTGCTCGTCTCGCCGGTGTCCAAGCTGGTGCTGCCCCAGCCCGAGGGCGCCGTGGACGCCAACTCGCCCGGGGTGAGGATCAACCCGGAGCACCCGGTGGTGATGATCCTCCTGGACGAGTTCCCGGTGACCTCGCTGCTGGACTCCAGGGGGCAGATCGACGCCCGCCTCTACCCGAACTTCGCCAAGCTGGCCGGCCAGTCCACCTGGTACCGCAACGCCACCGCGGTGTCGGGCCTGACCAACTGGGCCGTGCCGTCGATGCTGACGGGGCGCTACCCGACCAAGGCCCAGGAGGAGGCCTCGCCGACGGCCGCCCAGTACCCCGACAACCTGTTCACCCTGCTCGGCAAGTCCTATGACGTCGAGCAGTTCCAGGTCGTCACCCAGCTCTGCCCGGCCGAGGTGTGCAAGGCGACCAGGGACTCGGCCCCGTCCGGGGCCGGCCTGAAGACGACCCTGCGCGACTCGGCCCGGGTCTTCAAGCGGATCGTGTGGCCGCGCGACGTCGACGAGAACCCGACCGGGGCCTGGCTGACCGCCGACCCGGAGGCCGAGCGCACGCCGGCCGCAGCCCCGGGCGACGGCGCCCAGTCGCCGATCCTGGAGGAGATCGCGGAGGGCAACGAGCCGCGCCAGTACTACAACTTCGTGAAGTCGATCGAGGCCTCCGACAAGCCGACCTTCTACTTCCTGCACCTGCTGCTCCCCCACCAGCCCTGGCACTACCTGCCCGAGGGGCGCAAGTACACCGACCGGGGCGACGGCCGCAACGCCAACGGCTGGACCTCCGAGCCCTGGCCGCCCCAGCTGTCGCGCCAGCGCCACCTGATGCAGACCGGCGAGACCGACCGGCTGATCGGCCAGGTGATGCGGCGGCTGCAGGAGCAGGGCATGTACGACGACACCCTGTTCGTGGTCACCGCCGACCACGGCATGAGCTTCAAGCCCAGCGAGTACGGCCGGCGCGTGGCCACCGAGGGCAACGTCGACCAGGTCCTGTGGGTGCCGCTGTTCATCAAGTCGCCCGGCCAGACCGAGGGCCAGGCCAACGAGCGCAACTGGGAGCATGTCGACCTGGTCCCGACCGTCGCCGACCTGCTCGGCATCAAGGTGCCGTGGGAGACGGACGGCGTCTCCCAGGCCGGCCCCGAGGAGCCGCGGACCCGCACCGAGAAGTGGTTCTTCTCCAAACCGGGCGAGCGCCAGACGTTCCCCGGCCCGGAGAACATGGCCAAGGCGCTCCGCGGCGTCACCGACGAGATGGTCGAGGCCGGCAACGGCTACAAGGGCTGGTTCCAGTTCGGCCCCCACGGCGACCTGGTCGGCCAGCGCGTAGGCCAGGTCGGGGTCGAGCAGCAGAGCGCGGGCAGCGCCAAGGTCGAGAAGCTGGCCGAGTACGGCAAGGTCGACCCGGACGGCGGCCTGGTCCCGGCCCAGGTCAGCGGGCAGGTCGACCTGGCCGCGGGCGTGCCGGACCGGCCGGCGGTGGCGGTGGCCGTCAACGGCGTGATCGCCGGGGTGTCGGAGACGTTCCGGGAGGTGCGGGACGCCCAGGGCAGCCAGCCCAAGGGGCCGCCGGACAAGTTCTCTGCCATGGCCCTGGACACCTTGTTCAAGAAGGGCGACAACCGGCTGGAGCTGTTCGTGATCGACGACTCGGGCGGGCGGGTGCGGCTGCGACCGCTCACCGTGAGCTAG